In the genome of Chryseobacterium oryzae, one region contains:
- a CDS encoding RNA polymerase sigma factor yields MDKELLLQCKINDRNAQRKVYEKMAGKLYAVCKRYLKNDEDIEEVLADSFYKIFTKFNQLQNHDIFESWAKKITVNECLQKLRSMKALNVSLDEEFLESADSPTDSISFEKDILKLLNFLPEGCRAIFNLFAIEGYPHKEIAAMLSISEGTSKSQLNFARKKLQELLVNQNI; encoded by the coding sequence ATGGATAAAGAATTACTGTTACAATGTAAAATAAACGACCGCAATGCCCAGCGGAAAGTTTACGAAAAAATGGCGGGTAAGCTCTACGCAGTCTGTAAGCGTTACCTTAAAAATGATGAGGATATAGAAGAAGTTTTAGCCGATTCATTCTATAAAATTTTCACAAAATTTAATCAGCTTCAGAATCATGATATTTTCGAATCGTGGGCAAAGAAAATTACAGTAAATGAATGTTTGCAGAAGTTAAGAAGCATGAAAGCCCTTAATGTTTCTTTAGATGAAGAGTTTCTGGAATCGGCAGATTCTCCTACAGACAGTATTTCTTTCGAGAAAGATATTCTTAAACTACTGAATTTTCTGCCGGAAGGCTGCAGAGCAATTTTTAATCTTTTTGCCATTGAAGGATATCCTCACAAAGAAATTGCAGCCATGCTTTCGATAAGCGAAGGAACTTCAAAATCGCAGCTGAATTTTGCGAGAAAAAAACTTCAGGAACTTTTGGTTAATCAGAACATTTAA